The Phormidium yuhuli AB48 DNA window GTTTCTCCCCAAAGACCCCCCGTTGGTGATGTCCCTGTTTACCAATCCTCAGAAATTACAAGATTTGCGGCAACTGCGGACTCCGCTGCGCCAACGGGGACAGGCTAAGGCAGAGTTTAAGCGTCTGAAAGCCAGTCTCTTGGCAGATACGAACTTAGATTATGGACGGGACATTGAACCCTGGTTAGGGGATGAGATTACCCTGGCCGTCACCACGGCAGACCTCGATCGCAACCCCGCTAATGGGACGCAACCGGGATATCTCCTAGCCTTGGAGGTTCGAGATGGAGAACGCAGTCGCGAGTTTCTGGATCTGTTTTGGCAGAATAAAGCCGTCTCGGGTCGGGAGTTGCAGTTTGAGGAGTATAAGGGAGTAAAACTCATCTATAGCCGTAAAACCCTGCCACCGACGGGGGATGGGTTACAACTGAAAGACTTTAACCCCTTTGCTAAGAAGAGTGCAGGAGAATGGTCGAGTGCCTTGGTGGGCGATCGCTTTGTGCTGTTCGCTAACGCACCGGAGGTTCTGCGTAAGGCGATTAACGATGCCCAGGTTGAAGACCTCAATTTACAACATTCTCCCACCTATCAGAAGGCGATCGCCCGACTGGATGACCAACGCATTGGCGTGATTCTGGCTGATGTTCCCCAACTGAGTGGTTGGCTAGGGGGAGATTCAGTGACACCGGATTCTCAACTTCCGGATACGCTGGCGATTGGCTTGGGCCTGAGTCGTCAAGGCCTCCTGGCGGATACGGTATGGGCCAGTAGCAACGATGAGAGTACCGTCTCCCCGGAATTAGATCACCCAGTGGCGGCGTTGAATTATGTCCCAGAAGAGAGTGCATTGGTGTTGGCGGGAACAGACTTGGCCAGTCGCTGGCGTCGTGTCTCCCAAGCGGTTTCAGGGGGTGATTTACTGTCTCGTTTACTCACCCAACCCCTGGGAGAGTTGGAAAGCCGCTGGGGAATTTCTTTACAGGAGGATATTTTTGATTGGGTGACGGGGGATTACGCTCTCGCCTTACTGCCCAATGTAGATGACGATGCCTTAGATTGGATTTTTGTAGCCGAAGACCCCCCGGAGAATCACCCCCAGTCTGACGCGGCCATTGGACGACTCGATGAAGCCGCCGCCGCCAATGGCTATAGTGTCGGCCCCTTCACCCTCAAAGACCAACATCGGATTCTGGCTTGGACTCGTTTGATGACGAAGGAAGGGAAAACCACTGAAGGGAATTTACGACTGCGCCTGGAAGCGGATGTGTTAGGAGTACGGGGTCAGTTGAATGATTATCGTCTGCTGGCCAGTTCCATTGAAGCCATCGATTGGGCCTATACCTCTCCCCGTCGTAATTCTCTGTTAGCGAACGGCCAGTTCCGCAAGGAGTTACCTCTACTTCCTGAGGACAATGACGGCTACCTCTATCTCAATTGGCAGGAGAGTCAGGGAGCGTTACGTCAGCAATTGCCCTTTTTGCGGGTTTTGGAACTGACGGGAAATCCTCTGGTTGATCATCTGCGATCGCTCCTCCTGAGTACGGAAGGGAGTCGTAATGGAGTTCACCGGGCCCAGGTCTTGATTAAACTGATTCCCTAATCTGATGGTTTAATAATGCGTTGATAACCCCGAGAGGGAACGCCACAGGGATTCTCTCTCATTTCCTTTTGTCTCCCTACTCACGCTTTTTTTAGACTTCTATGGATTTTCCCGATCGCCTCTTACGCCGACTCAAACAAACGCCACTCACGGCTAATCTCTCAGATAGCGAACAGCAACAACTGTTAGAGATGTCCAGTTACTGCGAGGCCCAGGCGGGACAGCTCGTTTTTACCGAAGGGAGTCCCAGTGACCATCTATGGGTGCTGTTAGAAGGGGAGGGGGAACGACTCCAGGAAGCGGATAGCGGTCAGTTATTGCTCCTAGGAGGCGTGCAAACTGGAGAAACCATCGCCGCTCTCGATTTTATCCTGGAACGCCCCTATAGCAGCAGTTTTCGGGCAACTACTGAGAGTTGCTTATTGATGATTCATCGCCAACATTGGCAACAGTTAATCACGGCCAGTCGTGTGGGGAGTAAGCTGGCCCTGACCTTGGTGGCCATGGCGCAACAGCACTTTGAACAAGGCTTAGCGGCGACGGACGAGTTGTTGCAGATGTATCAGCAGGCGATCGCCCTCTTACAACCTCCCGACTCTTCTGAGGAGGCGGCCCATAACCCCCGTTGGGCCCAGATTCAGGAGACTCGCGATCGCCTGGAAAAGCAACAGCAGCGGTTACGCAAACAACTGCCCCTCGTGGCCGTACAACCTCGGCGATCGCCCTCACCCTGGGGTCCGTTTCTGGCGGGAACGGTGACGGGAATAGTTATTATGGGAGGACTTGGGGCGATCGCCTATGCGGTGGGAGGCTTCAGTTCAAATCCGTCGAGTTCCCAAAGCCATCTCAATCTCCCAGATACAGACGGGCCGAGGTAGCTGAAAACGGGCCCAAAAATGGGGATGTCGCCAGCCGTTGCCAGCAAACATCCCCAGTTCAATCCTAGTCCCACGTTAGCCCAGTCGATACAGAAGTCTAGGCACGTTGGCGCTTACGACCTAACAGAGAAAAGGCGCCACCCACACTCAATAAACCGAAAATCACCGTCGGTTCCGGAACAGCCTCTCCGCTGAGATGTCTTAAATTCTTCTCGCCAATATCAATGGCAAAGACCACATCATTAAAGTCTTTGTCGCTTCCCTCCCAATGGATCACCACATCCTCAAAGGCCAGGATCAGATAGCCCGACTGCTGATAGGCCATGACCTGTTGGTGACCCCCAAGATTCTTACTGGCATCAAGATGTAGGCGCTGGGGGTTACTGCGATTAAAGCCATTGGAGTTGAGGAAGAAGTCAAGAGTGCTTCCCGCTTTAATCATTCCCAAACTAACGAAATCTCCTGCTTCCAGATAACGTTCTGGGGTAATGTGTGAATCCCGATAGCCCTTATGAGTCGAGCAACTATCAGTAACACAAACAATATCATCGAAAAGAATTGTCTCGGAAATTTCTGTGGTTCCGCTCACGCTCACCCCAAGTTGATTGCGGAAATTAGCGCCTTCACTGAGGAAGTGAACCTTGACCTCGTGGTCGAACTTCAAGGTTAAGTCACTCAAATTCAGTTGCTGAGACGCAACAAAACTAGCATCGAGGGCTTGATATTCCGTATGGATGTAGTCTTCAAAAACCCCGCTACCAATCAAAGTTTTGAAGCTATCATCAGCGCTCTCAATCGTAAAAGCTGAGGCAGAGCCTGCAACCGTCAAAGTTGTAACAAGGGCAGTTGCTCCGGCAAGAAGTGAAGATTTCATGGTTAGTTTAGCAGTGAGGGTTATACGTTATTTCAGGTAGATCACACAATCTGAAGGGATTAATGTTTTTGCCTGTGTCCAGTATATCTGGGTTGTTCCCGACTGCTTACTCTAGGCTACAAACTTTATCAAAGCTTTAATCTGTTGATGAGTTTTATATAGTTTTCATGAAGGACGCAAAACTGTAAGTGTCAGGGGTTTTATCCGTGTTTTTGCTGACAATTGCATTGAAGAGATAGTAAATCTACCAAAAAGAAGGGGTATAATGAACCTTCTCCTATTTCCTGATCAGCGTTTTCCATGAATCCCGCCGAATTTTCCCTCATCCCCACGCCCCCCGATGGTTTTCGTTCGGGGTTTATCAGTATTATTGGCCGTCCGAATGTGGGTAAATCCACCCTAATGAATACCCTAGTTGGGCAAAAAGTGGCGATTACCTCTCCCGTCGCCCAAACCACGCGCAATCGTCTCCAGGGGATTCTCACCACCGATGAGGCGCAACTGATTTTTATCGATACCCCGGGTATCCATAAACCCCATCATCAATTGGGGACTGTGTTGGTGCAGAATGCTAAACGCGCCATCAACTCGGGGGATGTGTTGCTGTTTCTGGTGGATGGTTCCGGGGAAGCTGGGGGGGGCGATCGCTATATCGCCGAGTTATTGCAGGAGGTGCAGGTTCCGGTATTGCTGGGAATCAATAAGATAGATTGCCAGTCCTATGATAAAGCCGAGGCCATCGATGCCTCCTATCGAGAACTGGCGGGCGATCGCCCCTGGGAAGTGGTAAAATTCTCGGCCCTGAAGGGAAGCGGAACCCCAGAACTCCTGGAACGGCTCGTCACTCACCTAGAACCCGGCCCCTATTACTATCCCCCGGATTTAGTTACAGACCGCCCGGAACGCTTTATCATGGGCGAGTTGATTCGGGAGCAAATCCTGCTCAACACCCGCGAGGAAGTCCCCCATTCTGTGGCCATCGCCATCGAGAAAGTGGAGGAAACCCCAAACCTGACACGGGTGTTCGCCACCATTAATGTCGAGCGAGACTCCCAAAAGGGGATTCTCATCGGTAAACGAGGCTCAATGCTCAAACAAATCGGTTCCGCCGCGCGGGAGCAAATCCAAAAACTCGTCAGCGGTCAGATTTACCTGGAACTGTTTGTTAAAGTACAACCCAAATGGCGACAGTCCCGCACTCGTCTCAATGAACTCGGCTATCGTGTCGAAGACTAACCTGTTATGACCTCATCAGCTACCCTATCCCCCAGTTCTCCCTCTAAAAGTTCCCTGAGTTCCCTGCTTTCAGCGGCGGTTCGCCTGTGGCTGCGATCGCAGGTTGAAGCGGCCGAAACCCTCAAGATTGAGTTTTCCGGCAAAAATCGGCAACTGTTGCGAGGAGAAATCCCCAGCCTTGATGTTGAAGCCGCCGGAGTGATTTACCAAGGACTCCATTTAGGACAAGTCTGGCTGCAAGCCGGGGCCGTTCGTCTGAATCTTAAACAACTCCTGAAAGGAGAACCCCTACGCCTCTTACAACCGGTTCCCGTGCAACTGCGTCTCACCCTCCATGAGCGAGATCTCACCGCCTCCCTCAACTCCCCTCTCCTCCAACAAGCCAGCCATGAGGTCTTTCAAGGGATTTTACCCAATGAGATAGATTGGAGTCAGGTTAAGATTCAACTACAGGGCGATCGTCTGCATCTCATCACCCCCTCCCCCCAAGGGATTCACCTCAGCACCCATCTAGCCGTCCACCGCAAAGATAACCACCACGCCATCCAACTCCAGGAGTTGCAAGTCCAACGAGACGGCGACCCCTGCATCCAAACCTTCCCCCCCCGAAACATTCCCTTAGATGCTACGGTATCCATCGACGGCCTCACCTGTCACGACGGACTCCTCCATCTCTCGGGAAATTTACAAGCCCAAATGTGATGCGTTCCGGCAAGTTTGAGTCGATAGGCTTAGGTCAAAATCCCTACTGATGCCGGGACGCATCCTACCATCTCTTGCTATTGCCTATTGCCTATTCCCTCCCCCCCCTCTTGCCTCTTGCCTCTTGCCTCTTGCCTTTTCTAAACCATGTTCGACGATTCTACCCTCCAATCTCTCGTTTGGCTTGACTACCGTCTTGCCGTCATCTTCACGGTCATTGTGCCGCTGATTCTTCTCATCTGGGCCTTTGTCCAGAAATTCGAGGCGGTGCAGCGGTTATTAGTCATTTACTGGCGAGTGGCGAGTTTACTGGCCATCACCGTCTATTTAGCCATCGCCTCCCTTCCGATTAGCTTCCTAACCGGCGGACTGGCCCGCATCCTGATTCCCATCAGCCTCTGGTTTTGGGTAGATCTCAATGACGAAATTGACGATGCACCCCGTAAACCCCTCAAATGGGTTCTCACCTCCTGGCGTTGGGCCATCACCGTCTATTGTTTTCTGGGGGTTCTCT harbors:
- the era gene encoding GTPase Era, with the translated sequence MNPAEFSLIPTPPDGFRSGFISIIGRPNVGKSTLMNTLVGQKVAITSPVAQTTRNRLQGILTTDEAQLIFIDTPGIHKPHHQLGTVLVQNAKRAINSGDVLLFLVDGSGEAGGGDRYIAELLQEVQVPVLLGINKIDCQSYDKAEAIDASYRELAGDRPWEVVKFSALKGSGTPELLERLVTHLEPGPYYYPPDLVTDRPERFIMGELIREQILLNTREEVPHSVAIAIEKVEETPNLTRVFATINVERDSQKGILIGKRGSMLKQIGSAAREQIQKLVSGQIYLELFVKVQPKWRQSRTRLNELGYRVED
- a CDS encoding DUF3177 family protein, whose protein sequence is MFDDSTLQSLVWLDYRLAVIFTVIVPLILLIWAFVQKFEAVQRLLVIYWRVASLLAITVYLAIASLPISFLTGGLARILIPISLWFWVDLNDEIDDAPRKPLKWVLTSWRWAITVYCFLGVLFQLPAFSCATLSREEVISTTTCRVWLEAPWGYKAMFHPNTPTELLGFLGIVGLVAYVLCLLYFAFVRLAKQGRSAMG
- a CDS encoding DUF3352 domain-containing protein, which encodes MKSRAYSPLSLTLLGVILLTVLWTVYWFGFQSSLTLLRGAPRGEPAAALFLPKDPPLVMSLFTNPQKLQDLRQLRTPLRQRGQAKAEFKRLKASLLADTNLDYGRDIEPWLGDEITLAVTTADLDRNPANGTQPGYLLALEVRDGERSREFLDLFWQNKAVSGRELQFEEYKGVKLIYSRKTLPPTGDGLQLKDFNPFAKKSAGEWSSALVGDRFVLFANAPEVLRKAINDAQVEDLNLQHSPTYQKAIARLDDQRIGVILADVPQLSGWLGGDSVTPDSQLPDTLAIGLGLSRQGLLADTVWASSNDESTVSPELDHPVAALNYVPEESALVLAGTDLASRWRRVSQAVSGGDLLSRLLTQPLGELESRWGISLQEDIFDWVTGDYALALLPNVDDDALDWIFVAEDPPENHPQSDAAIGRLDEAAAANGYSVGPFTLKDQHRILAWTRLMTKEGKTTEGNLRLRLEADVLGVRGQLNDYRLLASSIEAIDWAYTSPRRNSLLANGQFRKELPLLPEDNDGYLYLNWQESQGALRQQLPFLRVLELTGNPLVDHLRSLLLSTEGSRNGVHRAQVLIKLIP
- a CDS encoding Crp/Fnr family transcriptional regulator, giving the protein MDFPDRLLRRLKQTPLTANLSDSEQQQLLEMSSYCEAQAGQLVFTEGSPSDHLWVLLEGEGERLQEADSGQLLLLGGVQTGETIAALDFILERPYSSSFRATTESCLLMIHRQHWQQLITASRVGSKLALTLVAMAQQHFEQGLAATDELLQMYQQAIALLQPPDSSEEAAHNPRWAQIQETRDRLEKQQQRLRKQLPLVAVQPRRSPSPWGPFLAGTVTGIVIMGGLGAIAYAVGGFSSNPSSSQSHLNLPDTDGPR
- a CDS encoding DUF4114 domain-containing protein, with translation MKSSLLAGATALVTTLTVAGSASAFTIESADDSFKTLIGSGVFEDYIHTEYQALDASFVASQQLNLSDLTLKFDHEVKVHFLSEGANFRNQLGVSVSGTTEISETILFDDIVCVTDSCSTHKGYRDSHITPERYLEAGDFVSLGMIKAGSTLDFFLNSNGFNRSNPQRLHLDASKNLGGHQQVMAYQQSGYLILAFEDVVIHWEGSDKDFNDVVFAIDIGEKNLRHLSGEAVPEPTVIFGLLSVGGAFSLLGRKRQRA
- a CDS encoding LmeA family phospholipid-binding protein: MTSSATLSPSSPSKSSLSSLLSAAVRLWLRSQVEAAETLKIEFSGKNRQLLRGEIPSLDVEAAGVIYQGLHLGQVWLQAGAVRLNLKQLLKGEPLRLLQPVPVQLRLTLHERDLTASLNSPLLQQASHEVFQGILPNEIDWSQVKIQLQGDRLHLITPSPQGIHLSTHLAVHRKDNHHAIQLQELQVQRDGDPCIQTFPPRNIPLDATVSIDGLTCHDGLLHLSGNLQAQM